The Brasilonema sennae CENA114 genome includes a region encoding these proteins:
- the lpxA gene encoding acyl-ACP--UDP-N-acetylglucosamine O-acyltransferase: MKTLIHSTAVIHPSAQLHPTVEVGPYAVIGGHVKVGPETTIGAHAVLEGPLEIGARNHIFPGAVIGMEPQDRKYDGELSWVKIGDDNRIREYVTINRATGAGKETSIGNANLLMAYVHVGHNSVIEDNVTISNSVAIAGHVHIESRSVISGVLGIHQFVHIGSFAMVGGMSRIERDVPPYMLVEGNPSRIRSLNLVGLKRGGFSTDEFQILKKAFRILYRSELLFKDSLEQLELLGDTQQLQHLRRFLLLSQMPGRRGLIPGKGKVAASDES, from the coding sequence TTGAAAACCCTCATTCATTCTACTGCTGTTATTCATCCTAGTGCCCAATTGCACCCGACAGTCGAAGTCGGTCCTTATGCTGTTATTGGAGGGCATGTTAAAGTAGGTCCTGAAACCACCATCGGCGCTCATGCTGTACTAGAAGGACCTTTGGAAATTGGGGCACGAAATCACATTTTTCCGGGCGCGGTTATTGGCATGGAACCCCAAGACCGGAAATATGATGGCGAATTGAGCTGGGTAAAAATCGGAGATGATAATCGCATTCGCGAATACGTCACGATTAACCGCGCAACTGGTGCGGGTAAAGAAACTAGCATCGGAAACGCTAACTTATTGATGGCTTATGTCCATGTCGGTCATAATTCTGTGATAGAAGACAATGTGACGATTTCTAATTCTGTAGCGATCGCCGGTCACGTCCACATAGAATCACGATCAGTTATTAGTGGAGTTCTTGGAATCCATCAATTTGTCCATATTGGTAGCTTCGCAATGGTAGGAGGCATGAGCCGCATTGAGCGAGATGTCCCTCCATATATGCTCGTAGAAGGGAATCCATCCCGAATTCGTTCACTAAACCTTGTTGGACTCAAACGTGGTGGTTTTAGTACTGACGAGTTTCAAATTCTTAAAAAAGCCTTCCGCATTCTTTATCGTTCTGAGTTGCTCTTTAAAGACTCCTTAGAACAGCTAGAACTCCTAGGAGATACTCAACAATTACAGCATCTGCGTCGCTTTTTGCTACTTTCTCAAATGCCAGGAAGACGTGGCTTAATTCCTGGTAAGGGGAAAGTCGCCGCAAGTGACGAATCTTAA
- the fabZ gene encoding 3-hydroxyacyl-ACP dehydratase FabZ, which produces MSTVTEQTNTIDAPTPASTNNQPDGTSINKADNQIIYSIEDIQKLLPHRYPFALVDRIIEYVPEKRAVGIKNVTINEPHFQGHFPGRPIMPGVLIVEAMAQVGGIVLTQLPGLEGGLFVFAGIDKTRFRRQVVPGDQLVMTVELLWVKQRRFGKMQARAEVDGQLATEGELMFSLVS; this is translated from the coding sequence ATGTCAACTGTCACCGAACAAACCAATACTATTGATGCTCCCACACCAGCATCTACCAATAATCAGCCAGATGGTACAAGCATAAACAAAGCGGACAATCAGATAATTTACTCTATAGAAGATATCCAAAAACTACTACCCCATCGCTACCCCTTTGCGCTCGTAGACCGGATTATTGAATATGTACCCGAAAAACGAGCTGTTGGCATTAAAAACGTCACGATCAATGAACCCCATTTTCAAGGTCATTTTCCAGGACGTCCAATTATGCCAGGAGTGCTGATTGTAGAAGCAATGGCACAAGTCGGCGGTATTGTTTTGACTCAACTTCCAGGGTTGGAAGGTGGGTTGTTTGTCTTTGCTGGTATCGATAAAACTCGCTTCCGCCGTCAAGTTGTACCAGGAGATCAACTGGTGATGACTGTGGAACTGTTGTGGGTAAAACAACGTCGTTTCGGTAAGATGCAAGCTCGCGCCGAAGTTGATGGTCAACTCGCTACTGAAGGCGAACTGATGTTTTCCCTCGTATCTTAA
- the lpxC gene encoding UDP-3-O-acyl-N-acetylglucosamine deacetylase — translation MQQHTLADEIIQTGVGLHSGVTTQVRIGPDVAGSGRYFVRVDLPDTPIIPAQVAAVSQTMLSTQLGKGEAYVRTVEHLLASLAAMGVDNARIEIDGPEVPLLDGSAKVWTDAIAQVGLMSQNLTEDKAPLVIDQPIWVRQGDAFACALPAPETRFTYGIDFDLAAIGNQWHSWSAHATSENPYESFVTEIAPARTFGLLHQIEHLQQTGLIKGGSLDNALVCGPEGWLNPPLRFPNEPVRHKILDLVGDLSLLGIFPCAHFLAYKASHNLHVQLAQRILDFGF, via the coding sequence ATGCAACAACACACATTAGCAGATGAAATCATTCAAACAGGGGTAGGACTGCATAGCGGAGTGACTACCCAAGTTCGGATAGGACCAGACGTAGCCGGAAGTGGACGCTACTTTGTACGTGTGGATTTGCCTGATACTCCAATCATTCCAGCCCAAGTCGCAGCGGTTAGTCAAACTATGCTTTCGACTCAGTTGGGTAAAGGTGAGGCATACGTCCGTACAGTTGAGCATTTGCTGGCGTCCCTTGCTGCAATGGGAGTAGATAACGCCCGAATTGAAATTGACGGTCCAGAAGTGCCGCTTTTAGATGGTTCGGCAAAGGTGTGGACAGATGCGATCGCTCAAGTTGGCTTAATGTCACAAAACTTAACTGAGGACAAAGCTCCTCTTGTCATTGACCAGCCAATTTGGGTGCGTCAAGGTGATGCTTTTGCCTGTGCGCTTCCAGCCCCAGAAACTCGCTTTACCTACGGCATTGATTTCGATTTGGCAGCAATAGGTAATCAATGGCACAGTTGGTCTGCTCATGCGACAAGTGAAAATCCTTATGAGAGCTTTGTTACAGAAATTGCTCCGGCTCGAACCTTTGGTTTATTGCATCAAATCGAACATTTACAGCAGACAGGGTTAATTAAAGGTGGAAGCTTAGATAATGCACTTGTTTGTGGACCAGAAGGTTGGCTAAATCCACCATTAAGATTTCCAAATGAGCCAGTACGTCATAAAATCTTGGATTTAGTAGGAGATTTAAGTTTACTTGGAATTTTCCCCTGCGCTCATTTCTTGGCGTACAAAGCCAGCCACAATTTACACGTTCAACTGGCACAAAGGATTTTAGATTTTGGATTTTAG
- a CDS encoding BamA/TamA family outer membrane protein has translation MRLSPVIVTVVAISSPFGSLVSANAQTLNSSNSNQTAEVVKPTADPQHKVVGVLPATAAVAKPEVVVPNSTEKSTTTQPLNSFAQTAEALKPLTSQTTQSLNSFAQTAEALKPLTSQTTQPVKNFSHTAEALKPLNTQQYKVSQKLPTSAALIKRLIVAKRSSTSLKTAQNLEQTPTPNTQQDQISPQTPTTTPAPGNNNQLPTIQQQTPAPNNQQQQTPPLTPGTPTTPNQINQPGTQPGQNSPQTPLPNNQQQQTFPQTPGTPTTPDGTNQPGTQPTSPQTPESPQPQQSPEASEPRVLVSEVFIRSETNQQLPQELEDQIFRVIRTQPGRTTTRSQLQEDINSIFATGFFSNVQAVPEDSPLGVRVSFIVRPNPVLTKVQVQANSGTNVSSVLPANATDEIFKSQYGKILNLRDLQEGIKQLTKRYQDQGYALANVIGAPQVSDNGVVTLQVAEGVVGNIRVQFRNKEGQVTNDKGEPIRGRTQPYIVTRELELKPGKIFNKNTVQKDLQRVFGLGLFEDVNVSLDPSKDPITGAADPNRVDVVVNVVERNSGSIGAGAGISSASGLFGSVSYQQQNLNGRNQKLGAEVQIGTRDEFLFDLRYTDPWIGGDPYRTSYTANLFRRRSISLIFEGQDQNIETFNPSKPDDGGDRPRITRLGGGVNFTRPLSKNPFERSQWTASAGLQYQRVAIKDADGDIRKQGRLEKDTSTNNLIELSQSGQGEDDLLLLQLGVARDLRNNPLQPTKGSYFRVGLDQSVPIGLGSIFLTRLRGSYSQYFPVSFINFSKGPQTIAFNLQAGTILGDLPPYEAFSLGGSNSVRGYDEGGLSSGRSFVQASLEYRFPVFSVVSGAVFFDFGTDLGSGTRPAEILNKNGTGYGYGLGVRVQSPLGPIRIDYGISDDGDSRINFGIGERF, from the coding sequence ATGCGCTTATCTCCCGTTATAGTCACAGTTGTGGCGATTTCATCGCCTTTTGGTAGTTTAGTGAGTGCAAATGCACAAACTCTCAATAGTTCAAATTCAAACCAGACAGCAGAGGTTGTTAAACCGACAGCTGATCCGCAGCATAAAGTTGTCGGGGTTTTGCCAGCAACAGCCGCTGTGGCGAAACCGGAAGTTGTAGTGCCAAATTCCACAGAAAAGTCAACAACGACACAACCCCTCAACAGTTTTGCGCAGACAGCAGAGGCTTTAAAACCTTTAACTAGCCAAACGACACAATCCCTCAACAGTTTTGCGCAGACAGCAGAGGCTTTAAAACCTTTAACTAGCCAAACGACACAACCTGTCAAAAATTTTTCGCACACAGCAGAGGCTTTAAAACCTTTAAACACTCAACAGTACAAAGTTTCTCAGAAACTTCCAACTTCAGCGGCTCTAATAAAAAGGCTGATAGTGGCAAAAAGAAGTTCCACCTCGTTAAAAACTGCACAAAATCTTGAGCAAACGCCTACTCCCAACACTCAACAAGATCAAATATCCCCCCAAACTCCTACTACCACTCCCGCACCAGGAAATAATAATCAGCTTCCAACCATTCAACAACAAACACCTGCTCCTAACAATCAACAGCAGCAGACACCTCCCCTAACTCCTGGTACTCCCACCACGCCAAACCAAATTAATCAACCAGGAACTCAACCTGGACAAAATTCTCCACAAACACCCCTTCCTAACAATCAACAGCAGCAGACATTTCCCCAAACTCCCGGTACTCCTACCACGCCAGACGGAACCAATCAACCAGGGACTCAACCTACATCCCCACAAACTCCAGAAAGTCCCCAACCACAGCAATCCCCAGAAGCATCAGAACCCCGCGTACTGGTTTCTGAAGTGTTCATTAGATCTGAAACGAACCAACAACTCCCACAAGAACTCGAAGATCAAATTTTTCGAGTCATTCGCACCCAGCCAGGACGAACAACAACCCGTTCCCAATTACAAGAAGATATCAACTCCATCTTCGCCACTGGTTTCTTTTCCAACGTGCAAGCAGTACCCGAAGATAGCCCCTTGGGAGTGCGGGTAAGCTTTATTGTACGACCCAACCCCGTCCTGACTAAAGTCCAGGTACAGGCAAATTCTGGCACAAACGTTTCCTCCGTACTACCAGCTAATGCTACGGATGAAATATTCAAAAGCCAGTATGGAAAAATACTCAATTTACGTGACTTGCAAGAAGGCATCAAGCAATTAACCAAGCGCTATCAAGACCAAGGTTATGCATTGGCAAACGTGATCGGAGCACCGCAAGTCTCTGACAACGGCGTTGTCACCTTACAAGTAGCAGAAGGGGTCGTAGGAAATATCCGAGTACAGTTCCGCAATAAAGAAGGTCAGGTAACAAATGATAAGGGAGAACCAATCCGGGGACGCACACAACCTTATATCGTGACAAGAGAACTGGAATTGAAGCCAGGGAAAATCTTTAACAAAAACACAGTCCAAAAAGACTTACAAAGGGTCTTTGGACTAGGGCTTTTTGAAGATGTAAATGTTTCCCTTGATCCCAGCAAAGACCCCATTACGGGCGCAGCAGATCCCAATAGGGTAGATGTGGTTGTCAACGTGGTTGAGCGCAACAGCGGTTCGATTGGAGCTGGTGCTGGTATTAGTTCTGCTAGTGGTTTGTTTGGTTCGGTCAGCTATCAGCAGCAAAACCTCAATGGCAGAAATCAAAAATTAGGGGCAGAGGTACAAATCGGAACACGAGATGAATTTTTGTTTGACCTGCGCTACACAGATCCCTGGATCGGAGGTGATCCATATCGAACTTCTTACACAGCAAATCTCTTCCGTCGTCGGTCGATTTCCTTGATTTTTGAAGGTCAGGATCAAAACATTGAGACTTTTAATCCCAGCAAACCTGATGACGGTGGCGATCGCCCCCGCATCACGCGTTTAGGAGGCGGTGTTAACTTTACCCGTCCCTTGTCCAAAAATCCCTTCGAGAGGTCGCAATGGACCGCTTCAGCTGGTTTGCAGTATCAACGAGTTGCTATCAAAGATGCTGATGGCGATATTAGAAAGCAGGGACGTCTCGAAAAGGATACAAGCACCAATAATCTTATTGAGTTGAGCCAATCTGGACAAGGTGAAGATGATTTGTTGTTATTACAACTGGGTGTTGCACGTGATCTGAGAAATAATCCCTTGCAACCTACCAAGGGTTCTTACTTCCGCGTTGGTCTTGATCAGTCGGTACCCATAGGACTGGGGAGTATTTTCTTAACTAGGTTGCGGGGTAGTTACAGTCAATACTTCCCTGTCAGCTTTATTAACTTTAGCAAAGGACCCCAAACCATTGCTTTCAATCTTCAAGCGGGAACAATCCTGGGTGACTTACCTCCTTACGAAGCCTTCTCTCTTGGTGGTAGTAACTCCGTCCGAGGATATGACGAAGGAGGTTTAAGCAGCGGACGGAGTTTCGTACAAGCTTCGCTTGAGTATCGCTTCCCGGTATTCTCAGTAGTGAGTGGTGCAGTCTTTTTTGATTTTGGTACCGATTTGGGAAGCGGTACCAGACCAGCTGAGATACTCAACAAAAACGGGACTGGCTACGGCTATGGTCTTGGAGTACGCGTACAGTCTCCTTTAGGACCAATTCGTATTGACTACGGTATCAGCGATGATGGAGATAGCCGTATCAACTTTGGTATTGGGGAAAGGTTCTAA
- the purC gene encoding phosphoribosylaminoimidazolesuccinocarboxamide synthase, which yields MSVKTRVYEGKAKILYTTDDPEILLAEFKDDATAFNAQKRGSIEKKGVINCSISSQIFQQLEAHGIRTHYIDTPAPDQMRVKALKILPLEVVVRNIAAGSLCQQTGLALGTVLKKPLVEFYYKNDQLGDPLLTSDRLFLLELATPEQVDTIAHLALQINKSLCDFFGRCNITLVDFKLEFGLDAQQQLLLADEISPDTSRLWDNSKQSDPNLRVLDKDRFRRDLGNVENAYQEVLQRVLKAIESSN from the coding sequence ATGTCTGTTAAAACAAGAGTATACGAAGGCAAAGCTAAAATCCTCTACACGACGGATGATCCTGAAATCTTATTAGCTGAGTTTAAAGACGATGCAACTGCCTTTAATGCCCAAAAGCGGGGTAGTATAGAAAAAAAAGGGGTTATAAATTGTAGCATTTCCAGTCAAATTTTTCAGCAACTGGAAGCACATGGTATCAGGACTCACTATATAGACACCCCTGCTCCTGATCAAATGCGGGTCAAGGCATTGAAGATTTTGCCCCTAGAAGTCGTTGTTAGGAATATAGCTGCTGGAAGTTTGTGCCAACAAACAGGATTAGCGCTTGGGACTGTTCTAAAAAAGCCATTGGTCGAGTTTTATTATAAAAACGACCAGCTTGGAGATCCATTATTGACAAGCGATCGCCTATTCCTGTTGGAACTAGCAACTCCGGAACAAGTGGATACTATTGCTCATCTAGCATTACAAATCAACAAGTCTCTTTGTGACTTTTTCGGGCGGTGCAATATTACCTTAGTAGACTTCAAACTGGAGTTTGGCTTAGACGCGCAACAGCAGTTGCTATTAGCCGATGAAATTAGTCCAGATACAAGTCGATTGTGGGACAACTCCAAACAAAGTGATCCAAATCTCCGGGTACTAGACAAAGACCGTTTCCGTCGAGATTTGGGGAATGTAGAAAATGCCTACCAGGAGGTTTTACAACGAGTACTCAAAGCGATAGAAAGCAGCAATTGA
- a CDS encoding DUF7219 family protein, producing MVDKNDFLYPRGRYYGQVKPENLVFNANLQEFAQKVSYICNLETAGKVPPEDAYDQIKELWKNLRNSKKQLGIGEHPFDTEQGSSE from the coding sequence ATGGTAGATAAAAATGATTTTCTCTATCCTCGTGGTCGCTACTATGGTCAGGTAAAGCCAGAAAACCTGGTTTTTAATGCGAACTTACAGGAATTCGCGCAAAAAGTAAGTTACATTTGTAATTTAGAAACAGCCGGAAAAGTACCACCAGAAGATGCGTACGATCAAATCAAGGAGCTTTGGAAAAATCTAAGAAACTCCAAAAAACAACTGGGGATCGGCGAACATCCTTTTGATACAGAGCAAGGAAGCAGTGAATAA
- a CDS encoding GAF domain-containing protein — MTLLNPGSVLATLTELTQVNRTHSLLSRVKNLSVNEFVCLLDFITAEFQQFLRAIELINNEALETMLEKVLEAITLKIGQILQAEHTTIFLVDYDKGQLWSKVPQGNTQKAIEIRTSMTAGIPGHVANTAQCLNISDTSTHPLFSPELEKQLGYKFRNILCMPVLSSKNQVVAVVQLANKTLGTPFDYEDEVHFRDFASSIGIILESCQSFYVAARNQRGATALLRATQTLGQSLDLEATLQIVMEQARILMQADRSTLFLYRKEMAELWTKVASADGTTTMEIRMPDNKGIAGYVASTGEALNIPDAYKDPRFDPTTDQKTGYATRNILCLPVFNSANELIGVTQLINKHQGNFFTASDEEFMRAFNIQAGIALENARLFENVLLEKQYQKDILQSLSDAVISTDMEGKIVTINDAALQLLGCPLKEPNAKNNKYLWEQNLIGRLVWEIVPIDNLQLRLQDSLKTGARHYVPEQSLTVGLYVETLYVKSVQDASVCILAVRDRTNPDIFIPWNQPPKARLALLDADNVQKIERSINLTVNPLTNPEGGVKGGLVVLEDISQEKRMKTTMYRYLTPRVAEQVMALGEDALMVGERKEVTILFSDIRGYTTLTENLGAAEVVSLLNQYFETMVEAVFNHEGTLDKFIGDALMAVFGAPLPLTENHAWRAIQSALEMRQRLTEFNQWRVVLKQPQIHVGIGISSGEVVSGNIGSRRRMDYTVIGDGVNLSSRLEGVTKEYGCDIILSEFTYKLCRELIWVRELDKIRVKGKYQAVNIYELIGDRHTPLDTNTQEFLFHYQNGRNAYLSRNFRYAIACFQSAKKIRPKDQAVDIHLQRSCNYLNLPPSDSWDGVYCMLTK; from the coding sequence ATGACACTCCTAAATCCTGGTAGCGTCCTGGCTACATTAACTGAATTGACTCAAGTGAATCGCACTCACTCCTTACTGTCTCGCGTCAAAAATCTTTCGGTTAACGAATTTGTTTGCTTACTTGACTTTATTACAGCCGAGTTTCAGCAGTTTCTTAGAGCAATCGAATTAATCAATAATGAAGCTTTAGAAACAATGCTAGAGAAAGTATTGGAGGCGATTACACTTAAAATTGGTCAAATTTTGCAGGCAGAACACACGACAATTTTTTTAGTTGACTACGATAAAGGTCAGTTATGGTCAAAAGTTCCTCAAGGGAACACCCAAAAGGCTATAGAAATTCGGACTTCTATGACTGCTGGTATTCCCGGTCATGTTGCGAATACAGCTCAATGTTTAAACATATCTGATACCTCTACTCATCCCCTTTTTAGTCCGGAATTAGAAAAACAATTGGGCTACAAGTTCCGCAATATATTATGTATGCCAGTTTTGAGCAGCAAAAACCAAGTTGTAGCTGTGGTGCAACTGGCAAATAAAACTCTGGGTACTCCATTTGATTATGAAGATGAAGTGCACTTTCGCGACTTTGCTTCTTCTATCGGTATTATCTTGGAAAGTTGCCAATCTTTCTATGTTGCAGCTCGCAATCAACGAGGTGCAACTGCTCTTTTACGCGCAACTCAAACTTTAGGACAAAGTTTGGATCTTGAAGCAACTTTGCAAATAGTCATGGAGCAAGCCCGGATTCTGATGCAAGCAGATCGCAGCACTTTATTTTTATATCGTAAAGAAATGGCAGAACTTTGGACTAAGGTAGCATCTGCAGATGGTACAACCACAATGGAAATTCGTATGCCTGATAACAAAGGTATTGCAGGCTACGTAGCATCTACGGGTGAAGCACTGAATATTCCCGATGCTTATAAAGATCCACGTTTTGACCCCACGACAGATCAAAAGACAGGGTATGCGACCCGCAATATTCTGTGTTTGCCTGTTTTTAACTCAGCAAATGAATTAATTGGCGTAACGCAGTTAATTAATAAGCATCAAGGTAATTTTTTTACCGCGTCAGATGAAGAATTTATGCGGGCTTTTAATATTCAAGCAGGGATTGCTTTAGAAAATGCCCGCTTATTTGAGAATGTTTTATTAGAAAAGCAGTATCAAAAAGATATTCTACAAAGTCTTTCGGATGCAGTTATTTCTACGGATATGGAAGGTAAAATAGTCACAATTAATGATGCCGCTTTACAGTTATTAGGCTGTCCTTTAAAAGAACCAAACGCAAAAAACAACAAGTATCTTTGGGAACAAAACTTGATTGGTCGCTTAGTCTGGGAGATTGTGCCTATTGATAATTTACAACTGCGACTACAAGATAGTTTAAAAACTGGAGCAAGACATTATGTACCAGAACAAAGTTTAACAGTAGGACTGTATGTAGAGACATTGTATGTAAAGTCTGTGCAGGATGCATCTGTTTGCATTCTGGCAGTACGCGATCGCACCAACCCAGACATTTTCATTCCTTGGAATCAACCTCCTAAAGCTAGATTGGCGTTGCTTGATGCAGACAATGTTCAGAAAATTGAACGTAGCATCAATCTAACCGTTAACCCCTTAACAAATCCAGAAGGTGGAGTAAAGGGTGGTTTAGTGGTTTTGGAAGACATCAGTCAGGAAAAACGCATGAAAACCACTATGTATCGCTACCTGACTCCCCGAGTCGCAGAACAAGTTATGGCACTAGGGGAAGATGCTTTGATGGTGGGCGAACGCAAAGAAGTTACCATCCTGTTTTCTGATATCAGAGGTTACACCACCTTAACAGAAAATCTCGGCGCTGCGGAAGTAGTATCTTTGCTGAATCAGTATTTTGAAACGATGGTCGAAGCAGTTTTTAACCATGAAGGCACCCTAGATAAGTTTATTGGTGATGCCTTGATGGCAGTGTTTGGTGCACCACTACCGTTAACGGAGAATCACGCTTGGAGGGCGATCCAGTCCGCTTTGGAAATGCGCCAACGATTAACAGAATTTAATCAGTGGCGAGTTGTCCTCAAACAGCCACAAATCCATGTTGGAATTGGAATTAGTTCTGGAGAAGTAGTTTCTGGCAATATTGGTTCTCGAAGACGGATGGACTATACCGTCATCGGAGATGGTGTGAATTTGAGTTCGCGCCTAGAAGGCGTTACCAAGGAATACGGCTGTGACATTATCTTAAGTGAATTTACGTACAAATTATGCAGGGAACTAATTTGGGTGCGTGAGTTAGACAAAATAAGGGTGAAAGGAAAATATCAAGCAGTCAATATCTATGAGTTGATAGGCGATCGCCACACTCCTTTAGATACCAACACTCAGGAGTTTTTGTTTCATTATCAAAATGGACGTAACGCTTATTTGTCACGCAATTTTCGATACGCTATTGCCTGCTTTCAATCTGCCAAAAAAATCCGACCCAAAGACCAAGCGGTTGATATTCACTTACAAAGATCTTGTAATTATCTTAATTTACCACCCAGTGATTCCTGGGATGGTGTTTACTGTATGCTGACGAAGTAG
- a CDS encoding glycosyltransferase family 4 protein: MRIALFTETFLPKVDGIVTRLRHTIDHLQRNGNQVLVIAPDSGIFEYKGAKVYGVSGFPLPLYPELKMALPRPAIGEALEGFKPDIIHVVNPAILGLAGIFYSKYLNVPLVASYHTHLPQYLQHYGLAMLEGLLWELLKAAHNQAALNLCTSTAMMQELIAHGIERVDLWQRGVDTESFHPDNACQQMRSRLSQNNPQSPLLLYVGRLSAEKEIERIKPILEAIPKARLALVGDGPHRQTLEKYFAGTNTYFVGYLVGTELASAFASADAFIFPSRTETLGLVLLEAMAGGCPVVAARSGGIPDIVTDGVNGYLFEPEQDVQSAIDATVRLLQQQQERETIRQNARQEAERWGWGAATRQLESYYQQVIYSELPKVA, translated from the coding sequence ATGCGAATTGCCCTGTTTACCGAAACCTTTCTACCCAAAGTTGATGGAATTGTAACACGCCTGCGTCATACCATTGACCATCTTCAGCGTAATGGTAACCAAGTCTTAGTCATTGCTCCTGATAGTGGCATTTTTGAGTATAAAGGAGCTAAAGTATATGGTGTCTCCGGTTTTCCCCTACCACTGTATCCAGAGTTAAAAATGGCATTACCTCGTCCAGCAATCGGTGAAGCTTTGGAGGGATTTAAACCAGATATCATTCATGTAGTTAACCCAGCAATTCTGGGATTAGCTGGTATATTTTATAGTAAATATCTAAATGTTCCCTTGGTCGCATCTTACCATACTCATCTGCCTCAATACCTTCAGCATTACGGTTTAGCAATGCTGGAAGGATTATTGTGGGAACTACTAAAAGCGGCTCACAATCAGGCAGCTTTAAATCTTTGTACCTCCACAGCAATGATGCAAGAACTCATAGCACACGGTATTGAAAGAGTAGATCTGTGGCAAAGGGGAGTGGATACCGAATCATTTCATCCTGACAATGCTTGTCAGCAAATGCGATCGCGCCTGTCGCAAAATAACCCACAAAGCCCATTGTTACTTTACGTAGGGCGTCTTTCCGCTGAAAAAGAAATTGAACGTATCAAACCAATCTTAGAAGCTATCCCCAAGGCACGGCTAGCATTAGTTGGAGATGGTCCCCATCGTCAAACATTGGAAAAATACTTTGCTGGAACAAATACTTATTTTGTTGGGTATTTGGTGGGTACAGAATTAGCTTCTGCCTTTGCTAGTGCTGATGCGTTTATTTTTCCTTCTCGAACAGAGACACTGGGATTAGTTCTTTTAGAAGCAATGGCAGGTGGATGTCCAGTCGTTGCTGCACGTTCTGGTGGTATTCCTGATATTGTGACAGATGGAGTGAATGGATATCTTTTTGAGCCAGAACAAGACGTTCAAAGTGCCATTGATGCAACAGTTCGTCTTCTACAACAGCAACAGGAACGAGAAACTATCCGTCAAAATGCGCGTCAGGAGGCAGAACGTTGGGGATGGGGTGCTGCTACACGCCAGCTAGAAAGCTACTATCAACAGGTGATTTATTCTGAACTACCAAAAGTGGCATAA